The Moorella glycerini genomic interval TAATCCCTCCTGTCCCCCGGGCAGCCTGCATAATAGCTTCTTCAATCTTCACGTAGCCGGTACAGCGGCAAATATTGCCGCTGATGGCTTCCTTTATTTCATCCCTGGTAGGCCTGGGGTTATGGTCCAGCAGGGCTTTAGCGGCCATGATCATACCGGGAGTACAAAAGCCGCATTGGACGGCGCCTGCCTTGATAAAAGCCTGCTGGAGAGGATGCAATTGTTCTCCCCTGGCCAGCCCTTCAATAGTTTCCACCCGCCTGCCCCGCACCTTTACGGCCGGCAATAAACAAGAATTTACCGCCTGGCCATCCAGAATAACGGTACAGGCGCCGCACTCACCCCGACCGCAACCTTTCTTGGTTCCGGTAAGCCCCAGGTAATCACGCAATACTGTTAACAGGGAAGTCGCAGGATTGACATTAACCTTTACAGGCTCACCGTTAAGGAAAAATTCCAGTTCAATATCCGCCATGACCTGCACTCTCCTTTGCCCGTTGCACAGCTTTTGCCAGGGCCTCTTCTACCAGGACCTCAGCTAAAGCACGGCGGTATTCCCGCGATCCTCGTAAGGGACTATCGCGGAAGGGCGCCTCTTCAGCGGCGACTCTGGCTGCCTGGCGCAAGTTCTCTTTACTAGGGAACTGGTCACAGAGCAGTTTTTCAGCCCGCTCCACCCGGAAAGGTGCGGGTCCGGCCGGGGCTACAACCACTCGCGCCCTGGTAATCCTTCCCTGTTCCATGGCTACAATGGCGGCGACATTCATTATGGGTAGAGCCAGAGATTTTCTCATGGCAAAGCGGATAAAGGCCGAGCCCTGGCCCGTTTTTAAAGGGACAAATCTAACTGCAACAACCAATTGCCTGGTACTATCAATCCGCGAGATGCCCCTACCGGCATAACAATCAGTTACCCGCAGGTACTGCCTGCCCTTGCTGTCTATGACCTCAACTTCGGCATCCAGGGCCGCCAGGGCCACGGCCGTATCTGCCGCCGGCTGGGCATTAACTATATTACCGACTATAGTGCCGGTATTTCTTATTTGGGGGGAACCGACTATTGCTGCTGCTTCCGCCAGGAGAGTAGCTTGTTGCTGTATTATTGGCGATCTGGCCACTTCGTTGTGGGTAACTCCGGCTCCGATCTTAATATAATTTTCTTCATAAAGAATGTTTTTAAGGTCTTGAATAGAACTGATATCCACCAGGCAGGAGGTTTCCTTTTTGCCTTCCTGTAAATCTATAAGTAAGTCTGTGCCACCAGCTATAATACGTGCTTGACCCTGGCGGCTTGCTAAAAAAGCTATAGCTTCAGCAATAGAAGTTGTCACTAGATAATCCCCAACCATTATCCCCTCCCCTTCCTTACTCTATTATTTTCATTCTCCTTTGATTACCTTATTTTATTCGACATTAATTCCAAATTTCCTTTTACCAATAATAAAATCTAAAATATTTTTTTGGTGTCATTAAAAAGGATAGCGCCTTACCTTTGGGATAATTCCCTTTGGGATAATAATCTCAGGAAAATAAAAAGCCCCTCCCTTTAAGTTAAAAGAGAGATGGCTTCTTTACCCCTCAGGCACCTTTGCTTTTCCGGTCTATGCCCATTATAGATTACCTCTACTTATAATGGCAAGGATTAATAGAATTTAAGCGGATTAGAATTTAACATAATATCCCTTCCAGGGGAGTATAGGGAAGTTGCAGGGCCTGGGCCACAGCAGGGCAGGTAATTTTTTCCTCTAAAACATTAATCCCCTTCGCCAGGGCAGGATCCCGGATTGCTGCCGCCCGGAAGCCCTCCTTAGCCAGCTTTAAAACATAGGGCAAGGTAGCGTTGGTCAGCGCAAAGGTAGAAGTCCGGGCGACAATACCGGGGATATTGGCCACGGCATAATGAATGACACCATGCTTAATATATACTGGGTCGCTATGAGTAGTCACGCGGTCAATGGTAGCAATACAGCCGCCCTGGTCAACGGCCACATCGATGATTACCGATCCGGGCTTCATCTTTTTAACCATGTCCTCCGTGACCAGGTGTGGTGCCCGGGCGCCGGGAATCAGGACGGCACCAATGAGCAGATCGGCATAAACTACGGCCCGGGCCAGGTTATAGCTGTTGGACATGATGGTTTGCACCCGGCCGTTAAAAAGCTCATCCAGGTAAGCCAGGCGCCGGGGATTGTTGTCCAGAACGGTAACCTGGGCCCCCATTCCTACAGCTATCCGGGCGGCGTTGGTGCCCACGGTACCGCCGCCGATAATAACGACATTGGCTGGTGGGACACCGGGTACGCCGGCCAGCAGCACCCCCCGGCCGCCATAGGTTTTTTCTAAAAACCGGGCACCCAGCTGGACGGCCATACGCCCGGCAACTTCGCTCATCGGCATTAATAAGGGCAGGCTGCCGTCGGCGAGCTGGATGGTTTCATAGGCGATGGCCACTACCTTTTGCCGGCATAAAACTGCCGTCAATTCCGGTTCGGCAGCCAGGTGCAGGTAGGTAAAAAGTATCTGCCCCGGCTTAAATAAGTCATATTCCGCCGGCTGGGGTTCTTTAACTTTGAGAATCATTTCGGCTTCCTCGTAAATCTCCTGAGCCGTGGATCTTAAAATCGCCCCTGCCTCCCCGTAAGCAGCATCGGTAATCCCGCTGCCGACGCCGGCACCCTTTTCAATTACTACCCGGTGCCCCTCTGCTGTTAAAGCTAGTACACCGGCCGGGGTTATGGCCACCCGGTTTTCCTGGTCTTTAATTTCCCGGGGAATGCCAATAATCATGAAATTCCCTCCAGATAAGGATATCTGGCATATTTATATTGCAATTTTGGTGCCAGCACAGATCATTGGAGCAACTGGCTTGGCGAACAGAAAATTGTTGCCGGTGGCAACAAAAGCTACCACCATGCCACAAGTAATCTGCAGGACACATTTATTGCCGGAAACTTAAGTTGCCATCTGGAAACTATTCCAGCCGGGTTAATTTTAACTTTTTCATCTTTTTCAACAAAGCCGTATGGGAAAGTCCCAGGGAGCGGGCGGCTTTACGGGCGGAACCATAATGAGCCAGAGCTGCGCTGATGATTTCTCTTTCTACTGCTTGAATGTTTTCCGCCAGGGTTTTCGGGGTATCTCCGGAACTTCCCGCAACTGGCAGGTTACCGTGACCGGAAAACCAGATGTGTTCTGGTAAGATTTGGGGACCATTGACCAGGTTTAAAGCCCTTTCCAGGACATTGGCCAGTTCCCGGATATTGCCCGGTCAGGAATAATGCATCAGTTTACTTATGGCCGGTGGGGTTATTTGCGGGACGGGCCGGTTAAGCCGGGGAGCCAGTTTGGCCAGAAAATGACCTGCCAGCAGAGGGATATCTTCCTTCCGCTCCCGTAAAGGAGGCAGGTAGATGGGTACTACATTAAGGCGGTAATATAGATCTTCCCGGAATAAACCCTTCTGCACCATTGTTTCCAGATCGCGATGGGTAGCTGCAATTACCCGGACGTTGACAGGCACTTCACTGGTGGAACCTACTTTGCGGACTTTGCCTTCCTGGAGAACCCGCAGCAACTTGGCCTGGATGGCCGGGGAAGCTTCGGCTATTTCATCCAGGAAAATAGTACCCCCCTCGGCAGCAGCAAACAGGCCGGGCTTGCCTTCTTTGCGGGCGCCGGTAAAGGCACCACCAACATAACCAAAGAGTTCGCTCTCCAGCAGTTCCTCTGGCAGGGCGGCACAATTAACGGCAATAAAGGGTTTCTGCCGGCGGTGGCTTTCAGTATGGATGGCCCGGGCGAATAATTCTTTGCCGGTGCCGCTTTCACCCCGCAAGAGAACGGTAGAGTCGCCGCGGGCGACCATGCGGCCCATGGCAATAACGCGGTTGAAGGCCGGAGCATTGCCGATGAGGTCGGCAAAGGTAATGGCCTCCGGCTGGGCCAGGGTATAAACCATCTGCCGCAACTCGGCAATATCTTTCATAGTGGCCACGACACCGACAATGGCCCCGGCGGGATCCCGCAAGCAGCGGCCGCTGGTCAGGTGACAGATCCGGCCCCGGGGGCCGGTAATATCTACTTTAACATGGTCGTCATAAGGTTGCCCATTAACCAGACACCGTAGAATGGGCAGCTCCGGTCCCAGAAGAGTGGCAATAGATTGTCCCAGAGCTTCCTGGCGCGTCAGGCCCAGCATCTTTTCTCCGGCTGGATTTAAAGAAGTAATGCGCCCCCGGGCGTCGATGGCGATAACACCGTCACTAACGGAATCCAGGACTATTTGCAGGTGTTGTTCGCGTTCTTCATGGGGTAAGAGCTGGATTAACTCCAGGTGACGTACCCCGATAATGGCCGCCAGTTCCTTTATTAATTGTTCGCTGGAGATCATTGTTCCCTCCTCTATCTCCAGGTACATATTATCAGGAATGACCTCCAGGGAAAGGATGTTCAGACCATGGCCGGATACCACCCGGGCCACATCGGCGACCATGCCCACCCGGTCAGCAAACTGGAGCCGTAAGCGCATGGAAAATCACTCTCTCCTCTAAAGATAGGGCTCCGGTTTAGCGCCAGAGCCCTGCATAATAACAATTACTTGCTCAACTTGCTCAGGTCGATTTTGCCGTCGGCCAGATCCCTGGTGATTTGCTCCAGTTTGGCCTTGACTTCGGCCGGCACTTTATTTTCAAAGCCGTGCCAGGGCGATAGATAGACAGCCTTTTCCTTGACGCCCAGGTTGTAGAACTGGGGTTTAAAGGTGCCGTCCTGGATCGTTTGAACTACAAAGGAAATCAGCACCGGTACGCTCTTGATACCACTGACCAGCACCGTATCCGGGGCCACGGCGTTCTGGTCAGTGTTGCTGCCAATGGCCAGTACCTTCTTCTGCTGGGCCGCCTGGATGGCCCCCAGGCCGGCCTGGTTGGCATTGGCCATGATAATGTCGGCTCCCTGGTTTTGAATTATCGCCAGGGCGGTTTCTTTCATTTTGTGGCTCCTCGCTACATCAAGTGGGTAAACCAAAATCCAGGTTACCAGCAATAAGATAAGAGATGGTAATAAAGTTAGCCTTATTACGATAGCCACGAGCCTTTGCTTTTCCAGCTTGCAATAGACTGTTGGTACCCTCCAGGAGGCCGTTAGAAATACGGCTGTTAAACCAACTTAGCACTCCTTCCCAGTGGCGTTTAATCGTTTTAGCAGCCTCAATCATCGGTTGCAGGCGGCAATGGGTCGCCCAGAAATACCACCGCTTGAGATGGGCTTCGCCACTCTTCCGATCAGGCTGGTTAAAAAGATCCTGGAAGGCCAGCTTGATGCGATAGGCTCGCCCGGTTTTTAGATGGCAACGGCTAAGGGCCTCTATGCTTGCTTTTTGTTTACTGGTCAGATTGGCAGGGTTCTTAAGCCATTGATAACGGGTCTTCTTTAAAAGGTCTGTCTCCCGGCTCTCCTGGCGTCGTACTTCATCAAGGGCCTGATTGACTATTTGCATGAGGTGATAACGGTCTAAAACTATGGTGGCATGGGAAAGGTGCTCCTTAAGGCCGGCAATAAATGCCGGTGAAAGGTCGCAGCACACTTCCTTAATGGCTTCTGGATTACCGTTATGCTGGATAAAATCTTCTACAAAAGCGGCAATGGTATCCTTAGCTCTGCCCGGGGTGGCAAACAGTAATGCGCCCTTATCTAAATCCACAAACAGGGTGATATAATCGTGTCCTTTCCGGGCGGAGGTTTCATCGATACCGATGCGGGTTACACCACTAAAGTCGGCCTTGGCTCTGCCGGCCACCACGTAATGTTTTACTACCCGCCACAGCCGGGTATCGTGTTCGTTTAATAATCTGGCTACGGCAGCCATAGGCATATCTTTGGCCAGGCGCATGAGCTGGGCTTCAAACAAGAGGGTAAACCCGCCCTCCCCTTGAGCCCAGGGTACCTCAACTCGCCTGACCCCGCAGCCGTGTTTACACTCTACCCGGGGTACACGGGCGATGATGAAGGCTTGATATTGAAAGAAGTCCAGATGGCGCCAAACCTGCTTCTCCGTATCATAGGCTTTGGCTCCAGGTTTGCCGCAGACTGGACAATTAAAGCTTGCACCGCGCTCAAAATCAACATGGATATCGAGGCACCCTTTTTGTTTTGAGAAAATCCTGAATCCGTGATAATAACAACTGGGTAGAACTCGCACTAACAGTAAATGGTATTAACAGTTATATTTAACATCTGCTGATACATTGAATTGGGTCTAAAGTTGATTATGTGGACGAAGGCTATTTACTCTTACCTTGGGTCCCCTGGATAAGGGAATAACAAAGTAGACCTCTCGTCCTAAGAGGCTTGGAGCCTGCTTATACAGCTAACTGGAGCTAGAAGTTCTGTATTAAGCCAACGCTTTATATAGGTACCGGAAAGCTGGATACCACGGGCTGTGCTGCCCAAATCGTAATTTGACCTGCCGGGCGTGGTGAACCAGCCGGGACGCTATGGTAATCAGGTTTTGTATAACGGTACGCAGCCGCCGGCGTTGAGCTTTCTTATTGCGCAGCGGTACCTCCTTTAGCGGGAGGCTAAACTGCCCCAGAAGCCTTAGAATGTTGTAGGCGAAAACACCCAGGTGTAGCACCAGGTCATTGGTGGCAAACTTGCCGCTGGGCAGCCGTTCCAGGTCTAAATCGTTTTTGATTTCACTGTGGAATTGCTCACTGGTGCCGTGGTCGTGGTAGAGGGTAATGATATCCTCCACCGGGTCGGGTAAAGTGGTCCAGTAGGTTTCGACCTCAATTTCCGGGACCAGGAGAAGCTGGCCGTTTCGTAATATCGTCCGCTCGGTGACCTTATACACCAGACGGACAGGGGTGTCAGCACCCTCGATTTTCACCATCTGGTGCCCCCGATAGACGGTTTTTCCCTCCCGTTCTAGGGTGGCGGTACCATTTTCCTTGGCAATGGCCAGCCAGGCCTCCGGCGTTTCCTTGCGCAGGTTACGCTTAATGATAAAATCGGCTTTGATTTCCGGGTCCAAACAGACCTGGAGATTATCCTGGCTGTCATTACCGCCATCCATCCGTACTAAAAGTGGCAGCGAAGTGATAGCGCGAGCAAAGGTTAGAGCTTGTCGCAGGAACTCCGGCGTCCCTTTTTGGCAATGCTGTTTCCCGGCCCGCAGTTCGGTATGGACGCAGTAGCCTTCCCTACCGAGGTAGGCGAAGATAGGCGCATAACCGTCGTAGCCCTTATAGGTCCTGGAAACACCCTCTTTCTTGGAATTTGAATTATCAAAGGGAGTAACATCAATATCCAAAGGGACATATTGGCGCTTTAGTTCCCTGGAACCCAGGGTAACAGGAGTTACCGGTGCCTTAAGTTTCTTAAGGAACCTGGCCGTTTCCTCGAGGATAATCTCCTGGTAGGGTACACTATGAGCTATCATATCCAGGCGCTGGCGCAGGGTAGGGCTTGAAGGCACATCCTGAATACCCAGCGCCGCAGCGAAGAAGGGGTCATCCCGAAAAAGCTCAATATGGTCAAAATCACTGCGACCCTGGCAAAGCAGGCCCACGTAAGAGGTGATAACATCCCCGTGAGAAATATCCGGAGAAGAAACACCAGGTATCCGGGTCTTATTTAGCCTGAGTTTCAGAGCAGTATGATCAATGATTTCCCCCACCAGAGCCAGTCCGGCAACGGGGGTAAGGTGTTCATCAGACTGTTCAATGATGAATTTCATGGCCGCACCTCGCAGGTGAACATGGATTCGTTTGCCATCCAGCCTATTATACCTTATTTTTCGCGAGGTTTTGAGCCATATCCAGATATTTTGTTATTGGGTTGTCACGGATTCAGGAAAATAACTTCGGTAACCTTCCAGGGAGGGGTTAGACCCAGGGCATGGGCAAATAAGGCGTTTTGGTCGGGCAATGCTGGCCACTTCCTTTACCACCAGTATTGACCAGCATTTCTACACTATAAGGCGATATTCCTTCTTGTTGTCATTTATTTACATAAATGTTAGCAAGTCTTGTAGGCTAAAATTACCATTTATGGAATCTCAACATGCTAGAAATAATTTACTTCCTTTTCGATAATTGGTTTTACCCACACGAAATAGCGAGGAGCCCATTTTGTTGACGTCATCAAAGGAGCCGGTATAGGTGGTTATGACTTTAACCTGGGGGTTGACGTATTTGGCCCCCTTGGCAAAGCCTTCCACCGAGCCGATAATGGGCGGGATCTGCTGGCCGCCCAGGGCCGCAACGGTACCACTTTTGGTCATCAGGCCGGCCACCGCGCCCATAAGGAAGCCCTGCATTTCGTTGTCAATATTCACCGAAGCCAGGTTGGGATCCTGGTGGATATCGCTGCTGGTTACTACAAATTTAATATTGGGGAACTGGGGGGCCACCTTTTTAGCGGCGTCGCCAAACTGGAAGCCGTGGCCGATAATGACGTGATAGCCCTGCATGGCATAGGCGCGGAAGGCTTCTTCCATATCCGACTGGGCTACATTTTCGCGGTAGGCCACCTGGGCCTTAAATTCCTTTTCCACCTTCTTTAATCCTTCATAAGCGGAAGCGTTCCAGCCCATATCGTTAATGGGACCGGGCAACAACAGGGCTATCTTGAGCTGTTTGCTATCAGCCGTCTGGTTGTTACCTGTTGCCTGGGAATTCTGGTTGTTACCAGTATTTTGCTTGTTGCCGCCGCAACCGGCCGCCAGGGCCAGAATAAGCATAGCAATTGTGAGCAGGGCAATCAACTTTTGCCGCATAAATTTGCCTCCTTCGCAAATAAGATGTGAGAGGTTTTTTCTGGCAAATTATATCCAGTCATTTCCACCCCCTTGCTTGCCCAGTTTCTGCCGCAAGGTGTTGACGCGGGCCTGGGCCCGGGCCATGATTTCTTCCTCGTCCACCAGGGTCGCACGGTGATCCCGGACCACCAGGCGTCCGTCTACCAGGACGTTGACCACGTCATTGCCGTTGGCGTTGTAGACCAGGGCCGACTCGGCCCGGTGCACCGGCCCCACGTGGGGACGCTGCAGGGCAACGGTGACAATATCCGCCTTCATCCCCGGCGCCAGGACACCCAGGTCTTCCCGGCCCAGGGCCCGGGCCCCACCCCGGACCGCCATAGTCAAGACATCCCGCGGATAGAGGACCATGGCATTTAAGGTGGTCACCTTTTGCAGGCAGGCGGTGAACTTCAATACCTCCAGCATATCCTGGCTGTTATTACTCCCCGGGCCGTCGGTGGCCAGGGCCACATTGAGGCCCCGGTCCAGCCACCGGCGCACCGGCGCCGCCCCCGAAGCCAGGTACATATTGGCCACCGGGCAGTGGACCAGGGTGGCACCGGCTTGAGCTGCCAAGTCCATTTCCCCCTCATCCAGCCACACGCAGTGGACCAGCTGGGTGTCGGGGCCCAGGAAGCCCAGGTCGGCCAGCCATTCCACATTGCGCTGCCCGTAGGTGTCAATGGTGGTCCGGGCTACGGCCTGAGTTTCAGCGACGTGGACCTGCAGCTTCAAGCCCATTTCCCGGGCCTGCTTTGCCCCCGCCCGGATGAGTTCCGGCGAACAGCCCCACGGGTTCAAGGCGCCGAAGGCTAGGGTCAGGCGGCCGCCGGCGGCCCCGTGCCACTGGCGGGCCAGGCGTTCCATCTCAGCCAGGATGGTGAGCCGGTCTTCCATAAGTTCCGGCTGGTAATTCTGGTCGGCGGACGCCCGGCAGAAAGTACCGCGGATGCCGCTGGCCTGCATGGCCTCAAAGACCAGGTCGTCATTGGCCTTGCTGGTGTGGATATAGTGCATGTCGATGACGCTGGTGGCGCCGTTTTTTAGGTTTTCCAGGCAGCCGACCAGGGCGGCCAGGTAAAAGTCTTCTTCCGTCATGGCCAGGGAGAAAGGCCAGATCTCTTCTTTAAGCCAGTTCCAGAGGGGCTTGGCATCGGCCAGGCCGCGCATGAAGGTTTGAAACAGGTGGCTGTGGGCGTTGACCAGGCCGGGCAAGACTGCCTGCCCGCGGGTATCAAGGACAATATCGGCGGCCGCCTCCAGTTCCGGCGAGCAGTCCTTTAAAGGTCCCACAGCCGTAATCCGGTCGCCGTTAATGGCGACATAGCCTGCGGGCCATTCCCGGTAAGCGTCGTCCAGGGTGAGAACCCAGCCGCCTTTAATGAGGGTTTGCATGGGGACTACTCCTCTCCTCTCTCTCTTACTGCTCGCCAGACCCTTTCCAGGGTAGCCGGTAACTCGTAAAGGCGCCTGCCGGTGGCCTGGCAGATGGCATTGATTATGGCCGGGGCGACAATCTGCGTCGCCGGTTCGCCCAGGCCCCTGGCACCCAGGGGACCCAGGGGATCCGGGTGCTCAATAATCAGGGGGGTAATCCTGCCAGTATCCAGGGTCGTAGGTATGAGATAGGTGGCGAAATTAGTGTTCACCAGCTTTCCCTGGCAGGGTTCGGCCGATTCCATGAGGGCGTAGCCAATACCCATAGCGCCGCCGCCGGCAATCTGGCCGGCTACGGCATCGGGGTTCAGGGCGTTGCCCACATCATGGGCTGCCGTATAGTTAATGATCTCCACCTGCCCGGTTTCCAGGTCTACCTCCACCTCGGCTACTGCGGCCGCATAGACGTAACTGAAATAAGCCTCCCCCTGCCCCTTTTCCCCGTCCCAGTGCAGGTCGGGAATCTTATACCAGCCAAAGCCATACAAGCTCACGCCCCGGCTGTAACAGGCACCGGCCAGTTCCCGGAAGGAAAGCCGGCGCTCCGGGTCTTTACGGCTGTAAACTGCTTCGCCGGCAAACTCCAGGTCATCCTCCGGTACATTCAAGATGGCAGCCGCCACCCCGGCCATGGCCCGGCGTACCTGTTCGGCTGCCAGGCGGGCGGCGTGACCGCCGACTACTGTGCCCCGGGAGGCCACCGTGGGCCCGCTGTCCACCACCCGGGCGCTGTCGACGGGACTAACATGAATCCTGGCTGCCTCTACCCCCAGCAGTTCAGCTATAATACGGGCAAAGGCCGAGCGGGAGCCCTGTCCTACTTCACAGATACCGGTGGAAACATTGATGCTGCCGTCGCGTTCTACATTAAGCATGGCTCCGGCGGCATCCAGGCCTTCCCCGCCGGCGCCAAAGCAGGAGCCGCGGAAACTGCAGGCCAGGCCGATACCCCGGCGCCGTGGCCCTTCCTGGCGGGCGTAAGCTTGCCGTTTCCCCTGCCAGCCGGTAGCCGCCGCCACTTTAGTCAAACATTCCGTTAGACTTACGTCCCGCAAGCTTTGGCCGGTGACTGCCTCCGATCCCTCCCGGTAGCCATTTTTCAGCCTCAGTTCCAGGGGGTCCAGGCCCAGTTCCCCGGCCAGTTCATCCATGAGCAGTTCCACTGCCAGGTTTACCTGGGGGGAACCGAAGCCCCGCAGGGCATCGGAGGGCATGTTGTTGGTAAAGGCCGCCACGATATCGGTATGGACATGGGGGATAACATAGGGCCCCGCTGCCTCCACCGTCGAGCGCCAGGCTACCAGGGGCGTCTTGGAGGCATAGGCCCCGGCGTCGGTAATGCCGTGAATCTTCATGGCCACCAGGGTGCCGTCCCTCCTGGCCCCTACTTTATAGTGCAGGACGTAAGGGTGCCGCTTGGTAGATTCCTTTAACGATTCTTCCCGGGTCATTACCAGCCGGGCCGGCCGCCCCGTCACCAGGGCAGCTAGGGCGGCCCGGGCGGCGACCACGGCCATATCGTAATCCTTACCGCCAAAGGAGCCGCCGATGGTCGTCTCCACCACCCGCACCTGGTTTAAATCCAGGGCCAGGGCTTCGGCCACAATGCGGCGCAGGTTAAAGGGACTCTTGGTGGGGCAGTAAATGGTTACCGTCCCGTCAGCCCCGGGGACGGCCACGGCCGCTTCCGGTTCCAGGGCGGCATGGTAGACCCGGTGGGTACGGTAGGTCCGCTCCAGGATTACCTCGGCAGCGGCAAAACCTGCCTCCGGGTCGCCGTGGCGCACTTTAAAATGGCAGAGCTTATTGCCACCGGGGTGGAGCTCCGGGGCTTCAGCTTTGAGGGCCTCTTCAGGATCGAAAACCGCCGGCAGGACGTCATACTCCA includes:
- a CDS encoding (2Fe-2S)-binding protein; its protein translation is MADIELEFFLNGEPVKVNVNPATSLLTVLRDYLGLTGTKKGCGRGECGACTVILDGQAVNSCLLPAVKVRGRRVETIEGLARGEQLHPLQQAFIKAGAVQCGFCTPGMIMAAKALLDHNPRPTRDEIKEAISGNICRCTGYVKIEEAIMQAARGTGGIKNEGCC
- a CDS encoding FAD binding domain-containing protein yields the protein MVGDYLVTTSIAEAIAFLASRQGQARIIAGGTDLLIDLQEGKKETSCLVDISSIQDLKNILYEENYIKIGAGVTHNEVARSPIIQQQATLLAEAAAIVGSPQIRNTGTIVGNIVNAQPAADTAVALAALDAEVEVIDSKGRQYLRVTDCYAGRGISRIDSTRQLVVAVRFVPLKTGQGSAFIRFAMRKSLALPIMNVAAIVAMEQGRITRARVVVAPAGPAPFRVERAEKLLCDQFPSKENLRQAARVAAEEAPFRDSPLRGSREYRRALAEVLVEEALAKAVQRAKESAGHGGY
- the ald gene encoding alanine dehydrogenase, which gives rise to MIIGIPREIKDQENRVAITPAGVLALTAEGHRVVIEKGAGVGSGITDAAYGEAGAILRSTAQEIYEEAEMILKVKEPQPAEYDLFKPGQILFTYLHLAAEPELTAVLCRQKVVAIAYETIQLADGSLPLLMPMSEVAGRMAVQLGARFLEKTYGGRGVLLAGVPGVPPANVVIIGGGTVGTNAARIAVGMGAQVTVLDNNPRRLAYLDELFNGRVQTIMSNSYNLARAVVYADLLIGAVLIPGARAPHLVTEDMVKKMKPGSVIIDVAVDQGGCIATIDRVTTHSDPVYIKHGVIHYAVANIPGIVARTSTFALTNATLPYVLKLAKEGFRAAAIRDPALAKGINVLEEKITCPAVAQALQLPYTPLEGILC
- a CDS encoding TyrR/PhhR family helix-turn-helix DNA-binding protein, whose protein sequence is MRELANVLERALNLVNGPQILPEHIWFSGHGNLPVAGSSGDTPKTLAENIQAVEREIISAALAHYGSARKAARSLGLSHTALLKKMKKLKLTRLE
- a CDS encoding sigma 54-interacting transcriptional regulator — its product is MRLRLQFADRVGMVADVARVVSGHGLNILSLEVIPDNMYLEIEEGTMISSEQLIKELAAIIGVRHLELIQLLPHEEREQHLQIVLDSVSDGVIAIDARGRITSLNPAGEKMLGLTRQEALGQSIATLLGPELPILRCLVNGQPYDDHVKVDITGPRGRICHLTSGRCLRDPAGAIVGVVATMKDIAELRQMVYTLAQPEAITFADLIGNAPAFNRVIAMGRMVARGDSTVLLRGESGTGKELFARAIHTESHRRQKPFIAVNCAALPEELLESELFGYVGGAFTGARKEGKPGLFAAAEGGTIFLDEIAEASPAIQAKLLRVLQEGKVRKVGSTSEVPVNVRVIAATHRDLETMVQKGLFREDLYYRLNVVPIYLPPLRERKEDIPLLAGHFLAKLAPRLNRPVPQITPPAISKLMHYS
- a CDS encoding BMP family lipoprotein, with protein sequence MKETALAIIQNQGADIIMANANQAGLGAIQAAQQKKVLAIGSNTDQNAVAPDTVLVSGIKSVPVLISFVVQTIQDGTFKPQFYNLGVKEKAVYLSPWHGFENKVPAEVKAKLEQITRDLADGKIDLSKLSK
- a CDS encoding ISL3 family transposase codes for the protein MRVLPSCYYHGFRIFSKQKGCLDIHVDFERGASFNCPVCGKPGAKAYDTEKQVWRHLDFFQYQAFIIARVPRVECKHGCGVRRVEVPWAQGEGGFTLLFEAQLMRLAKDMPMAAVARLLNEHDTRLWRVVKHYVVAGRAKADFSGVTRIGIDETSARKGHDYITLFVDLDKGALLFATPGRAKDTIAAFVEDFIQHNGNPEAIKEVCCDLSPAFIAGLKEHLSHATIVLDRYHLMQIVNQALDEVRRQESRETDLLKKTRYQWLKNPANLTSKQKASIEALSRCHLKTGRAYRIKLAFQDLFNQPDRKSGEAHLKRWYFWATHCRLQPMIEAAKTIKRHWEGVLSWFNSRISNGLLEGTNSLLQAGKAKARGYRNKANFITISYLIAGNLDFGLPT
- a CDS encoding IS1380 family transposase, whose product is MKFIIEQSDEHLTPVAGLALVGEIIDHTALKLRLNKTRIPGVSSPDISHGDVITSYVGLLCQGRSDFDHIELFRDDPFFAAALGIQDVPSSPTLRQRLDMIAHSVPYQEIILEETARFLKKLKAPVTPVTLGSRELKRQYVPLDIDVTPFDNSNSKKEGVSRTYKGYDGYAPIFAYLGREGYCVHTELRAGKQHCQKGTPEFLRQALTFARAITSLPLLVRMDGGNDSQDNLQVCLDPEIKADFIIKRNLRKETPEAWLAIAKENGTATLEREGKTVYRGHQMVKIEGADTPVRLVYKVTERTILRNGQLLLVPEIEVETYWTTLPDPVEDIITLYHDHGTSEQFHSEIKNDLDLERLPSGKFATNDLVLHLGVFAYNILRLLGQFSLPLKEVPLRNKKAQRRRLRTVIQNLITIASRLVHHARQVKLRFGQHSPWYPAFRYLYKALA
- a CDS encoding BMP family protein, translated to MRQKLIALLTIAMLILALAAGCGGNKQNTGNNQNSQATGNNQTADSKQLKIALLLPGPINDMGWNASAYEGLKKVEKEFKAQVAYRENVAQSDMEEAFRAYAMQGYHVIIGHGFQFGDAAKKVAPQFPNIKFVVTSSDIHQDPNLASVNIDNEMQGFLMGAVAGLMTKSGTVAALGGQQIPPIIGSVEGFAKGAKYVNPQVKVITTYTGSFDDVNKMGSSLFRVGKTNYRKGSKLFLAC
- a CDS encoding amidohydrolase family protein; the encoded protein is MQTLIKGGWVLTLDDAYREWPAGYVAINGDRITAVGPLKDCSPELEAAADIVLDTRGQAVLPGLVNAHSHLFQTFMRGLADAKPLWNWLKEEIWPFSLAMTEEDFYLAALVGCLENLKNGATSVIDMHYIHTSKANDDLVFEAMQASGIRGTFCRASADQNYQPELMEDRLTILAEMERLARQWHGAAGGRLTLAFGALNPWGCSPELIRAGAKQAREMGLKLQVHVAETQAVARTTIDTYGQRNVEWLADLGFLGPDTQLVHCVWLDEGEMDLAAQAGATLVHCPVANMYLASGAAPVRRWLDRGLNVALATDGPGSNNSQDMLEVLKFTACLQKVTTLNAMVLYPRDVLTMAVRGGARALGREDLGVLAPGMKADIVTVALQRPHVGPVHRAESALVYNANGNDVVNVLVDGRLVVRDHRATLVDEEEIMARAQARVNTLRQKLGKQGGGNDWI